In Pedobacter sp. W3I1, one DNA window encodes the following:
- a CDS encoding VOC family protein: MFNKIHHIAIICSDYEKSKDFYVNKLGFTVLAEVYRAERKSYKLDLAVNGVYQIELFSFENPPARPSRPEAQGLRHLAFEVDDIEKEISRLNDQGIITEPIRIDEFTDKRFTFFADPDGLPLELYEI; the protein is encoded by the coding sequence ATGTTCAATAAAATCCATCACATCGCCATTATCTGCTCTGACTACGAAAAATCGAAAGATTTTTATGTGAATAAGCTGGGTTTTACGGTTTTGGCCGAGGTTTACCGGGCGGAAAGGAAATCGTATAAGTTAGATCTTGCCGTAAATGGTGTCTATCAGATCGAGCTTTTTTCTTTCGAAAATCCACCTGCAAGGCCATCGCGTCCGGAGGCCCAGGGTTTACGTCATTTAGCTTTTGAAGTTGATGATATAGAAAAAGAGATTTCGCGTTTAAATGATCAGGGTATCATTACTGAACCAATTCGTATTGATGAATTTACGGATAAACGGTTTACTTTTTTTGCCGACCCTGATGGCCTGCCTTTAGAATTGTACGAAATTTAA
- a CDS encoding serine hydrolase, which produces MKRSLNVFLLCLIALSSLAQSKKQKTGDPLAGIDTLLNRILKDQQVAGFAVAVVKDDQVIYSKGFGYRDLESKKPVTPNTLFAIGSSTKSFTSSLIGLLQKEGKLSLDGNATSYLPQLKFYNDNMNNQITVRDLMCHRTGLSRYDLSWFVFNSSNRDSIIQRVRYMEPTAAVREKWQYNNFMFLAQGMIVEKLTGKTWEQNIKEKFFDPLEMNRSNTNIFELEKDSDASLPYTVNDKGAIEKIDYFNIDGMGPAGSINSSVNDMTHWLKVWISGGTYKGKEILPSSYIGEAASSQMVMNGGLPGKDEDIFLATYGFGWMINSYRGHYMVEHGGNINGFSASVSFFPADKLGIVVLTNQNTSNVPGIIYSSIADRMLKLKSVDWNGRATKEKIAAKEREKAVKKTAENAHVLNTKPSHPLKDYDGLFDNPAYGVISVSLKNDSLFAIMGKEKLLLRHYHYDVFSISGIDKKGKIDTAVSDLRFNFMSGQDGKIEELSLPLERGMKPAIFAYKPRVVDLSAELLEHYTGSYGENGMSKVYLKGKVLFVSVPGQPEYETVFVGNDTFSFKNLKGFSLKFENKEGTKKASSVSFVQPNGTFKQVRKD; this is translated from the coding sequence ATGAAACGTAGTCTAAATGTGTTCTTGCTGTGCCTAATAGCACTGTCTTCTCTTGCCCAATCAAAAAAACAAAAAACAGGTGATCCTTTAGCAGGAATTGACACCTTACTAAACAGGATCTTAAAAGATCAGCAGGTGGCTGGTTTTGCGGTAGCTGTAGTGAAGGACGATCAGGTGATTTATAGCAAAGGTTTTGGTTACCGCGATCTGGAAAGTAAGAAGCCAGTAACCCCAAATACACTTTTTGCCATAGGTTCAAGTACTAAATCCTTTACTTCTTCGCTAATTGGGCTGTTGCAGAAAGAAGGAAAGCTATCACTCGATGGAAATGCAACCTCTTATTTACCCCAATTAAAGTTTTATAATGATAACATGAACAACCAGATCACTGTTCGTGATCTGATGTGTCATCGCACGGGTTTATCACGTTACGATTTGTCGTGGTTTGTGTTTAATTCTTCCAATCGCGATAGCATTATACAAAGAGTGCGTTACATGGAGCCAACTGCTGCTGTGCGCGAAAAATGGCAGTATAATAACTTTATGTTTCTGGCGCAGGGCATGATTGTTGAAAAACTGACCGGGAAAACATGGGAGCAGAATATTAAAGAAAAGTTTTTTGATCCTTTGGAGATGAACCGTTCTAATACCAATATTTTTGAGTTGGAGAAGGATAGTGACGCTTCTTTACCCTACACGGTAAATGATAAAGGGGCCATTGAGAAAATTGATTATTTCAACATCGATGGAATGGGCCCGGCCGGAAGTATCAATAGTAGTGTAAACGACATGACACATTGGTTGAAAGTTTGGATCAGTGGCGGGACTTATAAAGGAAAAGAGATTTTGCCTTCATCTTATATCGGAGAAGCAGCAAGTTCTCAAATGGTAATGAATGGAGGTTTGCCTGGAAAGGACGAGGATATCTTCCTGGCTACCTATGGTTTTGGTTGGATGATCAACTCTTACCGGGGCCATTATATGGTAGAACATGGAGGTAATATTAATGGTTTCTCGGCAAGCGTATCCTTTTTTCCAGCCGATAAATTGGGTATTGTGGTTTTAACAAACCAAAACACTTCTAATGTTCCGGGAATTATTTATAGCAGTATTGCCGACCGGATGCTTAAATTGAAAAGCGTCGATTGGAATGGTAGGGCCACCAAAGAAAAAATTGCAGCAAAGGAAAGAGAAAAAGCGGTGAAAAAAACGGCTGAGAACGCCCATGTCTTAAACACTAAACCTTCTCATCCTTTAAAAGATTATGATGGTTTATTTGATAATCCTGCTTATGGTGTAATCAGTGTATCGTTAAAAAATGATTCGCTTTTTGCAATAATGGGTAAAGAAAAACTTTTGCTCAGGCATTATCATTATGATGTATTTAGCATTAGCGGCATAGATAAAAAAGGTAAAATTGATACAGCAGTGAGCGATCTGCGGTTTAATTTTATGAGTGGACAGGATGGTAAAATTGAAGAATTGAGTCTTCCGCTCGAAAGAGGAATGAAGCCAGCCATATTTGCGTATAAGCCGCGGGTGGTTGATTTAAGTGCGGAATTATTAGAGCACTACACAGGTAGTTATGGCGAAAACGGCATGAGTAAAGTATATTTAAAGGGTAAAGTTCTATTTGTTTCCGTACCCGGCCAGCCTGAATATGAAACTGTTTTTGTCGGAAATGATACTTTTAGTTTTAAAAATTTGAAAGGATTTAGCTTAAAGTTTGAAAATAAAGAAGGGACGAAAAAAGCTTCCTCTGTTTCGTTTGTGCAGCCTAATGGAACGTTTAAGCAAGTAAGAAAAGATTAG
- the fbp gene encoding class 1 fructose-bisphosphatase: MVCGVKTLGQFIIEKQADFPYAKGELSRLLRDIGIAAKIVNREINKAGLVDILGDMGTMNIQGEEQKKLDVYADEQFIAALTSGGECCIVATEEEDEIIHIESPVSQNAKYIVCIDPLDGSSNTDVNVAVGTIFSIYRRKSVEGRASLEDVLQKGTQQVAAGYIIYGSSTMLVYTTGKGVNGFTLDPSIGEFCLSHPQMKIPETGYMYSVNEGNYVHFPDGVKKYIKYCQVEDEATKRPYTSRYIGSMVGDIHRNLIKGGIYIYPTTSRSPNGKLRLLYECNPMAFIIEQAGGKASTGFERILDINPTELHQRVPIFIGSKRMVEKAEEMMLLYTAKSISNGNNVDAKLEDLNVIGGID; the protein is encoded by the coding sequence ATGGTTTGTGGCGTAAAAACACTAGGACAATTTATTATAGAAAAACAAGCAGATTTCCCATATGCTAAAGGAGAACTTTCGAGGTTATTAAGGGATATTGGTATTGCTGCAAAAATTGTAAACCGTGAAATTAATAAAGCTGGTTTAGTTGATATTTTAGGCGATATGGGAACCATGAATATTCAAGGTGAGGAACAAAAAAAGCTGGATGTTTATGCTGACGAACAGTTTATTGCAGCTTTAACCAGTGGTGGCGAATGCTGTATTGTAGCCACCGAAGAGGAAGATGAGATTATCCATATCGAATCGCCGGTTTCTCAAAATGCCAAATATATTGTCTGTATAGATCCTCTGGATGGCTCATCAAACACTGATGTAAATGTTGCAGTTGGTACTATTTTTTCTATTTACAGAAGAAAATCGGTTGAGGGCAGGGCAAGTTTAGAAGATGTATTGCAAAAAGGCACACAACAGGTTGCTGCCGGCTATATTATCTACGGTTCATCTACCATGCTGGTTTATACCACCGGAAAGGGTGTTAACGGATTTACGCTTGATCCATCAATCGGCGAGTTTTGCCTTTCGCACCCACAAATGAAAATACCAGAAACAGGCTATATGTATTCGGTAAACGAAGGTAATTATGTCCACTTTCCTGACGGCGTTAAAAAGTATATTAAATATTGCCAGGTAGAAGACGAGGCTACCAAACGGCCGTACACTTCACGATATATTGGTTCGATGGTAGGCGATATCCATAGAAATTTAATTAAAGGTGGGATTTATATTTACCCTACAACGTCACGTTCGCCTAATGGAAAATTAAGGTTGTTATACGAATGTAACCCAATGGCTTTTATTATTGAGCAGGCTGGGGGTAAAGCCAGTACAGGTTTCGAACGTATACTCGACATTAACCCAACTGAATTGCACCAAAGGGTTCCGATTTTTATCGGATCAAAACGGATGGTAGAAAAAGCTGAAGAAATGATGTTGCTATATACGGCAAAATCGATTTCTAACGGAAATAATGTAGATGCTAAACTGGAAGACTTAAATGTAATCGGTGGAATTGATTAG
- the purL gene encoding phosphoribosylformylglycinamidine synthase gives MQLQKKSMIHFFLSQSQAIFVLQTDKALSTTDITKLEWLFGGAKISQETALTGFFVGPRAAMITPWSTNAVEITQNMDMQGIIRIEEFKQVDENFADYDPMLSQKYDKLDQEVYTINIKPEPVLEITDIAAYNKQEGLSLSDEEVEYLNTLAQKLARPLTDSEVFGFSQVNSEHCRHKIFNGKFVIDGIEQPTSLFKLIRKTSEENPNDIVSAYKDNVAFIKGPKVQQFAPKRADEPDYYTTSDFESVISLKAETHNFPTTVEPFNGAATGSGGEIRDRLAGGQGSLPLAGTAVYMTALSRLEDNRPWEKGVEERQWLYQTPMDILIKASNGATDFGNKFGQPLITGSVLTFEHEHFDKLSMTSRKLGFDKVIMLAGGIGYGKASQAQKLKPKEGDNIVILGGENYRIGMGGAAVSSADTGQHGSGIELNAIQRSNPEMQKRAANAVRGMVESDHNSIISIHDHGAGGHLNCLSELVEETGGLIDLDKLPVGDPTLSAKEIIGNESQERMGLVIGNDHIETLQKIADRERSPMYTVGKVTGDHRFTFKSATTGLKPMDLELAAMFGSSPKIVMDDKTIDRKYEAIEYNNAELNTYLEQVLQLEAVASKDWLTNKVDRCVGGRVAKQQCAGPLQLPLNNCGVMALDFQGKEGIATSVGHAPLSALIDPAAGSRNAIAESLSNIVWAPLKDGLKSVSLSANWMWACKNEGEDARLYAAVKACSDFAIDLGINIPTGKDSLSMKQKYKDGDVIAPGTVIISAGANCDDITKVVEPVLQKDGGSIYYINLSNDSYKLGGSSFAQILNKIGTETPDVKDAAQFKSTFNTLQQLIKADKIQAGHDIGSGGLITTLLEMCFADRDLGTSIDLSSLAEADSIKVLFAENIGIVFQADASVEDTFAQAGISFHKIGEVNTSAKLEVKNAADQYSFDIDHLRDVWFKTSYLLDNKQTGNGLAKERYDNYKNHVLNYTFPLQFDGKKPVIDPTKPRPKAAIIREKGSNSERELANAMYLAGFDVKDVHMTDLITGRETLEDIQFIGAVGGFSNSDVLGSAKGWAGAFLYNEKARVALEKFFARPDTLSVGVCNGCQLFVELGLINKDHEEKPKMLHNKSGKHESIFTSLTLQENNSVMLSTLAGSTLGVWVSHGEGRFSLPYAEDKYKIVAKYAYETYPASPNGSDYNTAMLCDESGRHLVMMPHIERSLFQWHWANYPKGRKDEVSPWMEAFVNARKWIENKG, from the coding sequence TTGCAACTTCAAAAAAAAAGCATGATTCATTTCTTCCTTAGTCAATCGCAGGCGATTTTTGTTTTACAAACAGACAAAGCGCTTTCTACCACTGATATTACTAAACTTGAATGGTTATTTGGCGGTGCCAAAATCTCGCAAGAAACAGCTTTAACAGGCTTTTTCGTTGGGCCAAGAGCAGCAATGATTACTCCATGGAGTACCAACGCAGTAGAGATTACCCAGAACATGGACATGCAGGGAATCATCAGGATTGAAGAATTTAAGCAGGTTGACGAAAACTTTGCTGATTACGACCCCATGCTTTCTCAAAAATACGACAAGCTTGACCAAGAGGTTTATACCATCAACATCAAACCCGAGCCGGTTTTAGAAATCACCGATATTGCAGCTTATAACAAACAGGAAGGGCTTTCTTTAAGTGATGAAGAAGTTGAGTATTTAAATACGTTAGCACAAAAATTAGCAAGACCTTTAACCGATTCTGAGGTTTTTGGTTTCTCTCAGGTAAATTCAGAACATTGCCGTCATAAAATTTTCAATGGCAAATTCGTAATCGACGGCATAGAGCAACCTACTTCTTTGTTTAAGCTGATCCGCAAAACATCAGAAGAAAACCCTAACGATATTGTTTCGGCATATAAAGATAATGTAGCTTTTATTAAAGGCCCTAAAGTGCAGCAATTTGCACCTAAACGTGCCGATGAGCCTGATTATTATACCACAAGCGATTTCGAATCGGTCATCTCCTTAAAAGCAGAAACCCATAATTTCCCTACCACTGTTGAGCCTTTTAACGGTGCAGCAACAGGTTCTGGAGGTGAAATCAGAGATCGTTTAGCAGGTGGGCAGGGCTCATTGCCTTTAGCAGGAACTGCCGTTTACATGACTGCGCTTTCGCGTTTAGAAGATAACCGCCCATGGGAAAAAGGTGTTGAAGAAAGACAATGGTTGTACCAAACCCCAATGGATATCCTGATCAAAGCATCAAACGGTGCTACTGATTTTGGAAATAAATTCGGACAACCACTAATTACAGGTTCAGTTTTAACTTTCGAACACGAGCACTTCGACAAGCTCAGTATGACATCTCGTAAGTTAGGTTTCGATAAAGTAATTATGCTTGCAGGCGGTATCGGTTACGGTAAAGCCAGCCAGGCACAAAAACTTAAACCAAAAGAAGGTGATAATATCGTTATTCTGGGTGGAGAAAATTATAGAATCGGGATGGGCGGTGCAGCCGTTTCATCTGCAGATACCGGACAGCACGGAAGCGGCATTGAATTAAATGCCATCCAAAGATCAAATCCCGAAATGCAAAAACGTGCAGCCAATGCTGTTCGTGGTATGGTAGAAAGCGATCACAATTCGATTATCTCTATCCACGATCATGGTGCAGGCGGGCACTTAAACTGTTTATCAGAACTGGTTGAAGAAACAGGTGGTTTAATCGACTTAGATAAACTTCCTGTAGGAGATCCTACCCTTTCGGCCAAAGAAATTATCGGAAACGAATCGCAGGAAAGAATGGGATTGGTAATCGGCAACGACCATATTGAAACCCTGCAAAAAATAGCCGACCGCGAACGTTCACCTATGTATACCGTAGGTAAAGTAACCGGCGATCACCGTTTTACCTTTAAATCTGCAACAACAGGTTTAAAACCAATGGATTTAGAGTTGGCCGCCATGTTTGGCAGTTCACCAAAAATTGTAATGGACGATAAAACCATTGATCGTAAATACGAAGCGATTGAATATAATAATGCTGAATTAAACACCTATTTAGAACAAGTACTTCAATTAGAAGCGGTTGCATCTAAAGATTGGTTAACCAATAAAGTAGATCGTTGTGTGGGTGGCCGTGTAGCCAAACAGCAATGTGCAGGTCCGTTACAATTGCCATTAAATAACTGTGGTGTAATGGCTTTAGATTTTCAGGGTAAAGAAGGTATTGCCACTTCAGTTGGCCATGCACCACTTTCTGCCTTGATCGATCCTGCTGCTGGTAGCCGCAATGCGATTGCAGAATCGCTTTCGAATATCGTATGGGCACCCTTAAAAGATGGTTTAAAAAGTGTTTCACTTTCTGCCAACTGGATGTGGGCCTGTAAAAATGAAGGCGAAGATGCCCGTTTATATGCAGCAGTAAAAGCCTGTTCTGATTTTGCCATCGATTTAGGAATCAATATCCCAACCGGAAAGGATTCATTATCGATGAAACAGAAATACAAAGATGGCGATGTTATTGCACCTGGAACGGTGATTATTTCTGCCGGAGCCAACTGTGATGATATTACCAAAGTGGTTGAACCTGTACTCCAAAAAGATGGCGGATCTATTTATTACATTAACCTATCAAACGACAGCTATAAATTAGGCGGTTCATCTTTCGCACAGATTTTAAACAAAATTGGCACAGAAACACCTGATGTTAAGGATGCTGCTCAGTTTAAAAGCACTTTCAATACGCTACAACAGTTAATCAAAGCAGACAAAATACAGGCTGGTCACGATATTGGTAGCGGGGGTTTAATTACAACCTTATTGGAAATGTGTTTTGCCGACCGCGATTTAGGCACTTCGATTGATTTATCTTCGTTAGCAGAAGCCGACAGTATTAAAGTATTATTTGCAGAGAACATCGGCATCGTTTTCCAGGCTGATGCTTCGGTTGAAGATACCTTTGCACAGGCGGGTATTAGTTTCCACAAAATTGGTGAAGTAAATACATCAGCTAAACTGGAAGTTAAAAACGCTGCAGATCAATATAGTTTCGACATTGATCACTTACGTGATGTTTGGTTTAAAACTTCGTACCTGCTAGATAACAAACAAACCGGTAACGGCCTGGCAAAAGAACGTTACGACAATTATAAAAACCATGTTTTAAATTACACTTTCCCATTACAGTTTGACGGAAAGAAACCTGTAATTGATCCAACTAAACCGCGTCCAAAAGCAGCCATTATCCGCGAAAAAGGAAGTAACTCTGAGCGCGAACTGGCTAATGCCATGTATTTGGCAGGTTTTGACGTGAAAGACGTACACATGACCGATTTAATTACCGGAAGAGAAACTTTAGAAGACATTCAGTTTATCGGTGCAGTTGGTGGTTTCTCTAACTCTGATGTTTTAGGATCGGCCAAAGGTTGGGCAGGTGCATTTTTATACAACGAAAAAGCAAGGGTAGCTTTAGAGAAATTCTTCGCCCGTCCTGATACTTTATCGGTTGGGGTTTGTAATGGTTGCCAATTGTTTGTAGAGTTAGGTTTAATTAATAAAGACCACGAAGAAAAACCGAAAATGCTGCACAACAAAAGTGGCAAGCACGAAAGTATTTTCACTTCTTTAACCTTACAGGAAAATAATTCGGTCATGTTATCTACACTGGCCGGAAGCACTTTAGGGGTTTGGGTATCACATGGTGAAGGAAGATTCTCATTACCATACGCAGAAGATAAATACAAAATCGTTGCAAAATATGCTTACGAAACTTATCCGGCTAGTCCGAATGGCTCAGATTACAACACCGCAATGTTATGCGATGAAAGTGGTCGCCACCTGGTCATGATGCCGCACATTGAGCGTTCATTGTTCCAATGGCACTGGGCAAATTACCCAAAAGGCCGTAAAGACGAAGTTTCGCCATGGATGGAAGCCTTTGTGAATGCACGCAAGTGGATTGAAAACAAAGGATAG
- a CDS encoding helix-turn-helix domain-containing protein gives MISEKEKIILKRFGQHLKSLKEKQELSYREFYKRSGVNTGDIIKYENGETSPSFITLLRLAIGLKIHPTELLDFNFGIDFSAGLE, from the coding sequence ATGATTAGTGAGAAAGAAAAAATAATTCTGAAAAGATTCGGTCAGCATTTAAAATCTTTAAAAGAGAAACAGGAACTTTCTTATCGCGAATTTTACAAGAGAAGCGGGGTTAATACCGGAGATATTATTAAATATGAAAATGGAGAAACCAGTCCAAGTTTTATTACATTATTGAGATTGGCAATAGGTTTAAAAATCCATCCAACAGAACTTCTGGATTTTAATTTTGGAATCGACTTTAGCGCTGGGCTGGAATAA
- the rnhA gene encoding ribonuclease HI yields MIEIYTDGAASGNPGPGGWGTILRAGQHYKELSGGFRMTTNNRMELLAVIKGLEAIKSLNQQVTVYSDSKYVVDAVEKKWVFGWVTKNFKDKKNKDLWLRFLELYKLHKVKFIWIKGHNDHPENERCDRLAVLASQDKQNLAIDSVFEAERNKATLL; encoded by the coding sequence ATGATCGAAATTTATACAGACGGAGCAGCTAGCGGAAACCCAGGGCCAGGTGGTTGGGGTACAATTTTAAGGGCAGGACAACACTATAAAGAATTAAGTGGCGGCTTTAGAATGACCACGAATAACCGCATGGAACTATTGGCTGTAATAAAAGGGTTAGAAGCAATAAAAAGCTTAAATCAACAGGTAACCGTTTATTCTGATTCGAAATATGTAGTAGATGCTGTAGAGAAGAAATGGGTTTTTGGCTGGGTTACTAAAAATTTTAAAGACAAGAAAAACAAAGATCTCTGGTTGAGATTTCTCGAATTATACAAACTGCATAAGGTAAAATTTATCTGGATTAAAGGCCACAACGATCACCCGGAGAATGAGCGTTGTGACAGGTTAGCTGTACTTGCCTCGCAAGACAAGCAAAACTTAGCTATTGATAGTGTTTTCGAAGCAGAAAGAAACAAAGCAACTTTACTCTAA
- a CDS encoding energy transducer TonB, with protein MFNSSINVYKTEWLDLVFANRNKNYGAYDLRSKSSSIMTRALFVSGSLFVLLCFSPLIYAKLFPKEEVPVEIARPVDLTDVIHQMKPKTPEPEKKIEPAKADPVKVKTIALPSQVVVVNKTELPPPPTVDDIKLAVISTKTQDGVIAPNATLSDNKGNGDGSGTAKDGAENGDPNAVLTIGGVDEYPEFNGGAKAWSKYMERNLRYPSRAQEEGAGGKVFVSFVVEKDGSITDVSVVKGIGFGCDEEAIKVIKKSPLWKPGKNKGIPVRVRYNMAINFQMM; from the coding sequence ATGTTCAACTCTTCAATTAACGTATACAAAACCGAGTGGCTCGATCTTGTATTTGCAAACCGCAACAAAAACTATGGCGCTTATGATTTAAGATCTAAATCTTCGTCGATTATGACGAGAGCGCTTTTTGTATCTGGCAGCCTGTTTGTACTCCTGTGTTTCTCTCCTTTAATTTATGCGAAACTTTTTCCGAAAGAAGAAGTACCTGTAGAAATTGCAAGACCTGTAGATTTAACGGATGTGATCCATCAGATGAAGCCAAAAACTCCTGAACCAGAAAAAAAGATTGAACCAGCAAAAGCTGATCCGGTAAAGGTTAAAACAATAGCACTTCCGTCACAAGTGGTGGTGGTTAATAAAACAGAACTTCCTCCGCCTCCAACGGTTGATGATATAAAATTGGCAGTGATCAGCACCAAAACACAAGATGGAGTGATTGCTCCTAATGCAACGCTTTCAGATAATAAAGGTAATGGCGATGGTTCAGGCACAGCTAAAGATGGTGCAGAAAACGGTGACCCGAATGCTGTTTTAACGATAGGTGGCGTAGATGAATATCCTGAATTTAACGGTGGTGCCAAAGCCTGGTCCAAATATATGGAGCGTAATTTAAGGTATCCATCAAGAGCACAGGAGGAAGGTGCTGGAGGAAAAGTATTTGTAAGTTTTGTGGTAGAGAAAGATGGTTCTATTACTGATGTGTCGGTAGTGAAAGGGATTGGTTTTGGCTGTGATGAAGAAGCGATTAAGGTGATTAAAAAATCGCCATTATGGAAACCAGGTAAGAATAAAGGGATTCCGGTGCGTGTAAGGTATAATATGGCGATTAATTTTCAGATGATGTAG
- a CDS encoding metallophosphoesterase, whose product MKKIGLISDTHGFLDDAVFKHFESVDEIWHAGDFGPDVAGPLAAFKPLRGVFGNIDDGAIRSEFPEQNRFSCEQVDVWMTHIGGYPGRYSSYVKPEIYTNPPKLFITGHSHILKVMFDEKIKCLHVNPGAAGKHGWHKVRTLIRFCITDENIHTLEVIELSGR is encoded by the coding sequence ATGAAAAAAATAGGATTAATTTCTGATACCCATGGTTTTTTAGATGACGCCGTTTTTAAACACTTCGAAAGTGTAGATGAAATTTGGCATGCCGGAGATTTTGGACCAGATGTTGCCGGGCCTTTAGCTGCATTTAAACCTTTGCGGGGGGTATTCGGGAATATAGATGATGGAGCAATCCGCTCCGAATTCCCGGAGCAAAATCGATTTAGCTGTGAGCAGGTGGATGTTTGGATGACACATATAGGTGGGTATCCGGGTAGGTATTCGTCTTATGTTAAACCTGAAATATACACTAACCCTCCTAAATTATTTATTACCGGGCATTCGCATATTTTGAAAGTAATGTTTGATGAAAAAATAAAATGTCTGCATGTAAACCCCGGTGCGGCGGGAAAACACGGCTGGCATAAGGTGAGAACCCTGATTAGATTTTGCATTACTGATGAAAATATTCATACCTTAGAGGTTATAGAATTATCAGGTAGATAA
- a CDS encoding tRNA1(Val) (adenine(37)-N6)-methyltransferase: protein MKINTDGVLLGATVTHPSPLTILDIGTGTGVIALMLAQRFPDALIHAVEIDAQAAETAEKNFQFSVFSERLTINHTSIEQYEYSQQFDLIVSNPPFFVNDLKSEELRKGIARHADEDFFSMLIKKASGLLADEGMIWLILPVKQADEVIGIAAHYNLSLTERIHIHSDQSKPTFRQMICLKKGKTVLRERDFYIYESLKQHTAAYKELLKNFFLAY, encoded by the coding sequence ATGAAGATTAATACTGATGGGGTATTACTAGGGGCGACAGTTACACATCCTTCGCCGTTAACGATACTAGATATTGGAACAGGCACTGGTGTGATTGCCTTAATGTTGGCGCAGCGTTTTCCTGATGCATTGATACATGCGGTAGAGATTGATGCCCAAGCTGCCGAAACCGCTGAAAAAAATTTTCAATTTTCGGTTTTCAGTGAGCGGTTAACCATTAATCATACATCAATTGAGCAATATGAATATTCTCAGCAATTCGACCTGATTGTCTCTAACCCACCTTTTTTTGTGAACGATTTAAAAAGTGAGGAACTTAGAAAAGGAATAGCCCGGCATGCAGATGAAGACTTTTTTAGTATGCTGATTAAAAAAGCGAGTGGGTTATTGGCAGATGAAGGTATGATTTGGTTAATCCTTCCGGTAAAACAAGCCGATGAAGTTATTGGTATTGCTGCGCATTATAATTTATCGCTTACAGAGCGGATCCATATACATTCTGATCAAAGTAAACCAACCTTTAGGCAGATGATCTGTTTGAAAAAGGGTAAAACAGTTTTAAGAGAAAGAGACTTTTATATTTATGAATCTTTAAAACAGCATACTGCAGCTTATAAAGAATTGCTGAAGAATTTTTTCCTGGCTTACTAA